The following coding sequences lie in one Arachis ipaensis cultivar K30076 chromosome B03, Araip1.1, whole genome shotgun sequence genomic window:
- the LOC107634237 gene encoding uncharacterized protein LOC107634237 has product MKATWDQANKTFWMLPPSFAVEHFMRHSLDKMNAAYIYRFMPVAPDLKFEEGDHWYLMVISLLDGKLYQFDSNLNDDQVEPRQEIMKSLVRYGNFWENSSLSSMSALASEPPAQNS; this is encoded by the exons aTGAAGGCCACATGGGACCAAGCAAATAAGACTTTTTGGATGCTTCCGCCATCTTTTGCG GTGGAACATTTTATGAGACATTCACTGGATAAAATGAATGCTGCCTATATATATCGCTTTATGCCTGTCGCACCGGATCTTAAATTT GAAGAAGGTGACCACTGGTATCTTATGGTCATTAGCTTATTGGATGGAAAATTATATCAGTTTGATTCTAATCTAAATGACGATCAAGTTGAGCCAAGACAAGAAATTATGAAATCCTTGGTGAG ATATGGTAACTTCTGGGAGAACTCTTCACTAAGTTCCATGTCGGCACTTGCATCAGAACCTCCTGCCCAAAACTCTTGA